In Toxotes jaculatrix isolate fToxJac2 chromosome 12, fToxJac2.pri, whole genome shotgun sequence, the following are encoded in one genomic region:
- the LOC121190982 gene encoding dachshund homolog 2-like isoform X1 codes for MFSQSGGNRERQTEEKSRMKTDQKEKKVFCCIMAGSSNTPLSRTSTPPTDPLFHSDPPYSAPNPAGSQRLPAARPSGAFLSGGSGRVPVSVNGTGGGGGGGAPPHTECKMVEVHGVKVASFTVNGVELICLPQVFELFLKHLVGGLHTVYTKLKRLDISPVVCTVEQVRVLRGLGAIQPGVNRCKLITRADFETLFRDCTNASSRPGRPPKRTLGVATMADGSRLLPHGLLSPTLLSQTGLTAAAMAEALKLQKMRMMMGFHGNSDQQRHNNGVESENDDTGGSEGSWEREQCLLPPPSSVVAPPAGSASLHLSTLQQHSSLLANRLSDIPFMVLPHPLLPVGLPPACVAMAMNQTSQLSSLANVAVSQVQREEDKESPPGSPSPCPSPSDDELHPLEPTSQSPSRASSSSSSPPPPTHTPELGEVADDSKKALKDTDDSLLPLPLLKPTYGKLPLTSQPLSVNHMNPAFAPFLLAEGLSSMETLLTNIQGLLKVAVDSARSQDKQNQLERKELKLELERERDARQMLQRQLSSELQTRVSIQKRLKKEKKAKRKLQEALDFESRRREQVERALKHSDSITDAVTPDREEENRPQENSAAHENRAFVKPPLLF; via the exons ATGTTCAGTCAGAGTGGcgggaacagagagagacagacggaggagAAGTCACGGATGAAAACAgatcaaaaagaaaagaaa gttttctgctgtaTCATGGCGGGCTCCTCCAACACACCTCTGTCCCGGACCTCCACGCCGCCCACCGACCCTCTCTTCCACTCTGACCCGCCTTACAGCGCTCCTAATCCGGCCGGTTCCCAGCGCCTCCCCGCTGCGCGCCCCTCCGGAGCTTTCCTGAGCGGCGGGAGCGGCAGAGTCCCTGTCAGTGTGAACGGGACAGGCGGCGGCGGAGGCGGCGGTGCTCCCCCGCACACCGAGTGTAAGATGGTGGAGGTTCACGGTGTGAAGGTGGCGTCGTTCACGGTGAACGGCGTGGAGCTGATCTGCCTGCCGCAGGTGTTCGAGCTGTTCCTGAAGCACCTCGTGGGCGGACTGCACACCGTCTACACCAAGCTGAAGCGGCTGGACATCAGCCCGGTGGTCTGCACCGTGGAGCAGGTCCGCGTCCTGCGGGGACTCGGTGCCATCCAGCCCGGAGTGAACCGCTGCAAGCTCATCACCAGGGCCGACTTCGAGACGCTGTTCCGGGACTGCACCAACGCCAG CTCTCGACCGGGCCGTCCTCCGAAGAGGACTCTGGGCGTGGCCACGATGGCCGATGGCTCGAGACTCCTCCCACACGGTCTGCTAAGCCCCACCCTGCTGTCACAAACAG GTCTGACAGCGGCGGCGATGGCCGAAGCTCtgaagctgcagaaaatgaggatgatgatgggtttccatggaaacagtgATCAGCAGCGACATAACAACGGAGTCGAGTCTGAGAACGACGACACAG GAGGCAGTGAAGGATCCTGGGAGAGGGAGCAgtgtctcctccctcctccctcctcagttGTAGCGCCTCCTGCTGGTTCAGCATCTCTCCACCTCAGCACTCTGCAGCAACACAGCTCCCTATTGGCCAACC gtctGTCTGACATTCCTTTTATGGTCCTGCcacaccccctcctccctgtgGGCCTGCCCCCTGCCTGCGTTGCCATGGCGATGAACCAGACGAGTCAGCTGAGCAGTTTGGCTAATGTGGCTGTGTCACAAGTccagagagaagaggacaag GAATCTCCTCCCGGAAGCCCCTCCCCCTGCCCCTCCCCTAGTGATGATGAGCTTCATCCACTGGAACCAACCAGCCAATCACCTTCCAGagcatcatcatcgtcatcatcacctcctcctcctacgCACACACCAGAGCTGG GTGAGGTCGCTGACGACAGTAAAAAGGCGCTGAAGGACACag ATGACAGCCTGttgcccctccccctcctcaaaCCGACCTATGGGAAACTGCCGCTCACCTCTCAGCCACTGTCAGTCAATCATATGAACCCCGCCTTTGCCCCATTCCTATTGGCAGAGGGTCTGTCGTCCATGGAGACGCTGCTGACCAACATACAG GGTCTCCTGAAGGTGGCGGTGGACAGCGCTCGCTCTCAGGACAAACAGAACCAGCTGGAGAGGAAAGAGTTAAAACTGGAGctggagcgagagagagacgCTCGACAGATGCTGCAGAGACAGCTGAGCTCCGAGCTGCAGACCAGAG TGTCGATCCAGAAGAGgctgaagaaagagaagaaggcgAAGAGGAAGCTGCAGGAGGCGCTGGACTTTGAGTCGAGGAGGCGAGAGCAGGTGGAGCGAGCACTCAAACACTCCGACTCCATCACAG ACGCTGTGACTCCGGACagggaagaggaaaacagaccGCAGGAAAACTCTGCCGCTCACG agaACAGAGCATTTGTCAAACCTCCACTCCTCTTCTGA
- the LOC121190982 gene encoding dachshund homolog 2-like isoform X2: MAGSSNTPLSRTSTPPTDPLFHSDPPYSAPNPAGSQRLPAARPSGAFLSGGSGRVPVSVNGTGGGGGGGAPPHTECKMVEVHGVKVASFTVNGVELICLPQVFELFLKHLVGGLHTVYTKLKRLDISPVVCTVEQVRVLRGLGAIQPGVNRCKLITRADFETLFRDCTNASSRPGRPPKRTLGVATMADGSRLLPHGLLSPTLLSQTGLTAAAMAEALKLQKMRMMMGFHGNSDQQRHNNGVESENDDTGGSEGSWEREQCLLPPPSSVVAPPAGSASLHLSTLQQHSSLLANRLSDIPFMVLPHPLLPVGLPPACVAMAMNQTSQLSSLANVAVSQVQREEDKESPPGSPSPCPSPSDDELHPLEPTSQSPSRASSSSSSPPPPTHTPELGEVADDSKKALKDTDDSLLPLPLLKPTYGKLPLTSQPLSVNHMNPAFAPFLLAEGLSSMETLLTNIQGLLKVAVDSARSQDKQNQLERKELKLELERERDARQMLQRQLSSELQTRVSIQKRLKKEKKAKRKLQEALDFESRRREQVERALKHSDSITDAVTPDREEENRPQENSAAHENRAFVKPPLLF, translated from the exons ATGGCGGGCTCCTCCAACACACCTCTGTCCCGGACCTCCACGCCGCCCACCGACCCTCTCTTCCACTCTGACCCGCCTTACAGCGCTCCTAATCCGGCCGGTTCCCAGCGCCTCCCCGCTGCGCGCCCCTCCGGAGCTTTCCTGAGCGGCGGGAGCGGCAGAGTCCCTGTCAGTGTGAACGGGACAGGCGGCGGCGGAGGCGGCGGTGCTCCCCCGCACACCGAGTGTAAGATGGTGGAGGTTCACGGTGTGAAGGTGGCGTCGTTCACGGTGAACGGCGTGGAGCTGATCTGCCTGCCGCAGGTGTTCGAGCTGTTCCTGAAGCACCTCGTGGGCGGACTGCACACCGTCTACACCAAGCTGAAGCGGCTGGACATCAGCCCGGTGGTCTGCACCGTGGAGCAGGTCCGCGTCCTGCGGGGACTCGGTGCCATCCAGCCCGGAGTGAACCGCTGCAAGCTCATCACCAGGGCCGACTTCGAGACGCTGTTCCGGGACTGCACCAACGCCAG CTCTCGACCGGGCCGTCCTCCGAAGAGGACTCTGGGCGTGGCCACGATGGCCGATGGCTCGAGACTCCTCCCACACGGTCTGCTAAGCCCCACCCTGCTGTCACAAACAG GTCTGACAGCGGCGGCGATGGCCGAAGCTCtgaagctgcagaaaatgaggatgatgatgggtttccatggaaacagtgATCAGCAGCGACATAACAACGGAGTCGAGTCTGAGAACGACGACACAG GAGGCAGTGAAGGATCCTGGGAGAGGGAGCAgtgtctcctccctcctccctcctcagttGTAGCGCCTCCTGCTGGTTCAGCATCTCTCCACCTCAGCACTCTGCAGCAACACAGCTCCCTATTGGCCAACC gtctGTCTGACATTCCTTTTATGGTCCTGCcacaccccctcctccctgtgGGCCTGCCCCCTGCCTGCGTTGCCATGGCGATGAACCAGACGAGTCAGCTGAGCAGTTTGGCTAATGTGGCTGTGTCACAAGTccagagagaagaggacaag GAATCTCCTCCCGGAAGCCCCTCCCCCTGCCCCTCCCCTAGTGATGATGAGCTTCATCCACTGGAACCAACCAGCCAATCACCTTCCAGagcatcatcatcgtcatcatcacctcctcctcctacgCACACACCAGAGCTGG GTGAGGTCGCTGACGACAGTAAAAAGGCGCTGAAGGACACag ATGACAGCCTGttgcccctccccctcctcaaaCCGACCTATGGGAAACTGCCGCTCACCTCTCAGCCACTGTCAGTCAATCATATGAACCCCGCCTTTGCCCCATTCCTATTGGCAGAGGGTCTGTCGTCCATGGAGACGCTGCTGACCAACATACAG GGTCTCCTGAAGGTGGCGGTGGACAGCGCTCGCTCTCAGGACAAACAGAACCAGCTGGAGAGGAAAGAGTTAAAACTGGAGctggagcgagagagagacgCTCGACAGATGCTGCAGAGACAGCTGAGCTCCGAGCTGCAGACCAGAG TGTCGATCCAGAAGAGgctgaagaaagagaagaaggcgAAGAGGAAGCTGCAGGAGGCGCTGGACTTTGAGTCGAGGAGGCGAGAGCAGGTGGAGCGAGCACTCAAACACTCCGACTCCATCACAG ACGCTGTGACTCCGGACagggaagaggaaaacagaccGCAGGAAAACTCTGCCGCTCACG agaACAGAGCATTTGTCAAACCTCCACTCCTCTTCTGA